The Vespula vulgaris chromosome 17, iyVesVulg1.1, whole genome shotgun sequence genome includes a window with the following:
- the LOC127070042 gene encoding SLIT-ROBO Rho GTPase-activating protein 1-like isoform X1, whose translation MDEEEIDGVKSPIKRLGSTRKLLVFNNIRLQLNEQLRCLDVRMEAQVALVAELQDFFRRRAELELDYSKSLDKMARSIQLRHKEQKQKREQWPLFSSYACWQQLVNETKSLSRDHAALSEVYSTHLVGRLNQVMEDVQRIYKRCREIGYETHEEILRVLHELHTTMKTYQAYQAESRQAETKLRVAEQQRSKLEVANAPPEKLARSKKYKLIEKEVNKRKSKYQEAKLKALKARNEYILCLEASNTTITKYFVDDLSDLIDCMDFGFHNCIARALLMHCSAEEGRQRSLQTGAEQLAACVGALDSRADKQRFLESHHAAFMIPKKFEFQGQRGDETPEPELQKVLHLEMEQRLTQLQQRVTSLRTESEEVWKTLETAEASLLEMLTAKDYDCSRYFGENAVPTSRPPETLQIKLRADRQETEEFYLTKFREYLLGTSRIARLDAKQEYIRQSLLDGSTASPNPSISTTKQKQARRKRIGRLQMNGQPKLFGGSLEEYLESTNQEIPLIMKSCIRVINLYGLHHQGIFRVSGSQVEINNFREWFERGEDPLADVTDASDINSVAGVLKLYLRELREPLFPIIYFEHLMELAQLESKQEFVNKMKELIASLPRPVVIVMRYLFAFLNHLSEFSDENMMDPYNLAICFGPTLVPVPEDKDQVQYQNQVNELIKNIITFCEEIFPEDIGGTQYEKYISREPDDADVGDSPTDQVQEDMDSEVYPSEDESENLEATAQFDFNARSERELSFKKGDTLTLFTQVSNDWWRGSLAGREGLIPDKYIMLKIKDEEREKELLKSSSEESMRRRASSSADSVLPNNNSPLMMSSTGTSNAWSSTPVSDISLTTNTMSGENNSTSSGIVPATVVTHVPCISSAQPIISREESTTSVKLTKVSTPENEIISENLLVSNSIDLSTIAQERMEETEEAGGGIGGGGQGNESGMKSRGAGRKQHHWKSQSVGESTVTVTVTTGSDSHNQCNSQNSSSNGCTFPGGGSGGQSTEEDIQHEQTTFSANRELWQRRATSQTQLNPPIPPGGNTTTTSSKSYRSSQEFREMRQKQTPDLVMDLPLSAQDASKKSASSSSLSSSDDETSIVLPTRTTEAATSPTGGPESPDMSTAAERFAKQNQCTLKKNTKTNPEGSKLKRLETADHLESADMEGTEEIVRSASTNQISDSLALRSPLPPRSTPKIVAKFADMHLTGGSQVSSFKPQVKVKPTILRKPVLPFPHPHMSPELARKIEKQAQSAEQAN comes from the exons ATATACGGCTGCAACTGAACGAACAGTTGAGATGTCTCGACGTAAGGATGGAGGCACAAGTTGCCCTTGTAGCCGAACTGCAAGACTTCTTTCGCAGAAGGGCAGAGTTGGAGTTGGATTACAGCAAGTCTCTTGACAAAATGGCTAGGAGTATACAATTAAGACACAAGGAGCAAAAGCAAAA acGTGAACAGTGGCCCCTTTTCTCCAGCTATGCTTGCTGGCAACAGCTTGTAAATGAGACGAAATCTTTAAGTAGAGATCATGCTGCCCTTTCAGAAGTCTATAGCACACATCTTGTCGGTAGGCTTAATCAAGTAATGGAAGACGTTCAAAGGATATACAAACGA TGTCGTGAGATTGGCTATGAAACACACGAAGAAATACTCAGAGTTCTTCACGAATTACATACAACAATGAAGACTTATCAGGCTTATCAAGCAGAGTCAAGACAAGCCGAAACTAAGTTACGTGTAGCTGAGCAACAGCGTAGTAAGCTAGAGGTTGCTAATGCACCACCAGAAAAATTAGCTAGAAGCAAAAAGTACAAGCTCATCGAAAAAGAGGTGAACAAG AGAAAGAGCAAGTATCAAGAAGCCAAATTGAAAGCTTTGAAAGCAAGAAACGAGTATATATTATGCTTGGAAGCTTCCAATACGACAATTACCAAGTATTTCGTTGATGATCTGTCAGATCTCATAGAT TGTATGGACTTTGGCTTCCACAATTGCATCGCTAGAGCACTGTTAATGCATTGTAGTGCGGAAGAGGGTAGGCAACGTTCGTTACAAACTGGTGCAGAGCAATTGGCTGCATGCGTGGGTGCATTAGATTCGAGAGCGGACAAGCAAAGGTTCTTGGAATCTCATCATGCTGCTTTTATGATTCCTAAAAAGTTTGAATTTCAAGGCCAACGTGGAGACGAg ACTCCCGAGCCTGAATTACAAAAGGTGCTACACTTGGAAATGGAACAGCGATTAACTCAATTGCAACAGAGGGTTACGTCTCTTAGAACGGAGTCAGAGGAAGTATGGAAGACTTTAGAAACGGCGGAGGCGAGTCTCCTTGAAATGTTAACCGCCAAAGATTATGACTGCTCGAGATATTTCGGTGAAAATGCAGTACCAACGTCTAGACCACCGGAAACTTTACAGATTAAATTGAGAGCTGATAGACAAGAGACAGAAGAATTTTATCTTACC AAATTCAGAGAGTACCTTCTTGGAACATCAAGAATAGCCAGATTGGACGCAAAGCAGGAATATATACGTCAAAGTCTATTGGATGGTTCTACGGCTAGTCCAAATCCATCCATTTCTACTACTAAACAAAAACAAGCACGTAGGAAACGAATCGGACGTTTACAGATGAACGGCCAACCAAAATTATTTGGTGGTTCTTTAGAGGAATATTTGGAAAGCACGAATCAAGAAATACCTTTGATCATGAAGAGTTGTATAAGGGTTATCAACCTTTACGGCTTACATCATCAAGGAATATTTCGAGTATCCGGTTCTCAGGTGGAAATCAATAACTTTAGAGAATGGTTCGAAAGAGGTGAAGATCCTTTGGCAGATGTAACAGATGCTTCCGATATTAATAGCGTTGCTGGTGTCTTGAAGCTTTATTTGAGAGAACTAAGAGAACCATTGTTCcctatcatttattttgagCATCTTATGGAATTGGCACAATTAGAATCGAAGCAAGAATTTGTTAACAAGATGAAGGAATTAATAGCAAGTCTTCCAAGACCAGTGGTGATAGTAATGCGTTATCTTTTTGCTTTCCTCAATCA TCTTTCAGAATTCTCAGATGAAAATATGATGGATCCTTACAACTTAGCCATCTGTTTTGGTCCAACTCTAGTACCTGTCCCAGAGGATAAGGATCAAGTTCAGTATCAAAATCAAGTGAACGAATTGatcaagaatattattaccttCTGCGAGGAAATATTTCCAGAAGACATAGGTGGTACTCAATATGAAAAATACATCAGCAGAGAACCAGACGACGC GGACGTCGGTGACTCGCCAACAGATCAGGTTCAAGAGGACATGGATTCTGAAGTTTATCCATCGGAAGATG AATCAGAAAATTTGGAAGCAACAGCACAGTTCGATTTCAACGCTAGATCGGAGAGAGAACTCAGCTTTAAAAAGGGTGATACTCTAACTTTATTTACACAAGTTAGCAACGACTGGTGGCGAGGCTCATTAGCTGGCAGAGAAGGATTAATACCTGATAAATATATCATGTTGAAAATAAA AGatgaagaacgagagaaagaattattgaaaTCATCCAGTGAAGAATCCATGAGACGAAGAGCTTCCAGTTCAGCGGACAGTGTTCTACCTAACAACAATTCACCATTGATGATGAGTTCAACTGGTACGTCGAACGCATGGTCTTCGACTCCTGTATCAGATATATCTCTTACAACGAACACGATGTCGGGAGAAAATAATAGTACTAGCAGTGGTATCGTACCAGCAACTGTTGTTACACATGTGCCCTGCATCTCTTCGGCTCAACCTATCATCAGTCGAGAG gaATCCACAACATCGGTGAAGTTGACCAAAGTATCGACTCCTGAAAATGAGATCATTTCAGAAAATCTTCTAGTGTCGAACTCGATTGATTTGTCAACGATTGCACAAGAACGGATGGAAGAAACCGAAGAAGCTGGAGGAGGAATTGGAGGTGGTGGACAAGGTAACGAAAGCGGGATGAAAAGTCGAGGAGCTGGTAGAAAACAACATCATTGGAAATCACAAAGTGTAGGGGAGTCAACAGTGACGGTGACAGTGACAACAGGTTCGGACAGTCATAATCAATGTAATTCTCAAAATTCCTCGAGCAATGGTTGTACTTTTcctggtggtggtagtggtggacAATCTACTGAAGAGGATATACAACACGAACAAACAACTTTCTCAGCTAATCGAGAACTCTGGCAAAGAAGAGCAACCTCTCAAACCCAATTAAATCCCCCTATACCACCAGGTGGCAACACCACTACAACTTCTTCCAAATCTTATCGTAGTTCACAGGAATTTCGAGAAATGCGACAGAAACAAACACCTGATCTCGTTATGGATTTACCATTGTCGGCACAGGACGCAAGTAAAAAGTCTGCTTCGTCTAGTAGTTTAAGTAGTTCCGACGACGAAACTAGTATTGTTTTACCTACTAGAACCACCGAAGCAGCAACTTCACCAACAGGTGGTCCTGAATCACCAGACATGAGTACTGCTGCCGAACGTTTTGCTAAACAGAATCAGTGTACGTTGAAAAAGAATACCAAGACTAATCCGGAAGGTTCGAAATTGAAACGTCTTGAAACAGCGGATCATTTGGAGTCTGCCGACATGGAAGGAACGGAGGAGATTGTAAGATCAGCCAGTACCAATCAAATCTCGGATTCTCTGGCGCTTCGTTCGCCATTACCACCTAGATCAACGCCAAAAATCGTCGCTAAGTTCGCGGATATGCATTTGACGGGTGGTAGCCAAGTATCTTCGTTCAAGCCTCAGGTCAAAGTCAAGCCAACAATTCTTCGAAAACCAGTTTTACCTTTCCCACATCCTCACATGAGTCCAGAACTCGCGAGGAAGATCGAAAAGCAGGCTCAGAGTGCCGAACAAGCTAATTGA
- the LOC127070042 gene encoding SLIT-ROBO Rho GTPase-activating protein 1-like isoform X2 yields MFQCIIQQRNGWIHPYSPDTKDVFPDIRLQLNEQLRCLDVRMEAQVALVAELQDFFRRRAELELDYSKSLDKMARSIQLRHKEQKQKREQWPLFSSYACWQQLVNETKSLSRDHAALSEVYSTHLVGRLNQVMEDVQRIYKRCREIGYETHEEILRVLHELHTTMKTYQAYQAESRQAETKLRVAEQQRSKLEVANAPPEKLARSKKYKLIEKEVNKRKSKYQEAKLKALKARNEYILCLEASNTTITKYFVDDLSDLIDCMDFGFHNCIARALLMHCSAEEGRQRSLQTGAEQLAACVGALDSRADKQRFLESHHAAFMIPKKFEFQGQRGDETPEPELQKVLHLEMEQRLTQLQQRVTSLRTESEEVWKTLETAEASLLEMLTAKDYDCSRYFGENAVPTSRPPETLQIKLRADRQETEEFYLTKFREYLLGTSRIARLDAKQEYIRQSLLDGSTASPNPSISTTKQKQARRKRIGRLQMNGQPKLFGGSLEEYLESTNQEIPLIMKSCIRVINLYGLHHQGIFRVSGSQVEINNFREWFERGEDPLADVTDASDINSVAGVLKLYLRELREPLFPIIYFEHLMELAQLESKQEFVNKMKELIASLPRPVVIVMRYLFAFLNHLSEFSDENMMDPYNLAICFGPTLVPVPEDKDQVQYQNQVNELIKNIITFCEEIFPEDIGGTQYEKYISREPDDADVGDSPTDQVQEDMDSEVYPSEDESENLEATAQFDFNARSERELSFKKGDTLTLFTQVSNDWWRGSLAGREGLIPDKYIMLKIKDEEREKELLKSSSEESMRRRASSSADSVLPNNNSPLMMSSTGTSNAWSSTPVSDISLTTNTMSGENNSTSSGIVPATVVTHVPCISSAQPIISREESTTSVKLTKVSTPENEIISENLLVSNSIDLSTIAQERMEETEEAGGGIGGGGQGNESGMKSRGAGRKQHHWKSQSVGESTVTVTVTTGSDSHNQCNSQNSSSNGCTFPGGGSGGQSTEEDIQHEQTTFSANRELWQRRATSQTQLNPPIPPGGNTTTTSSKSYRSSQEFREMRQKQTPDLVMDLPLSAQDASKKSASSSSLSSSDDETSIVLPTRTTEAATSPTGGPESPDMSTAAERFAKQNQCTLKKNTKTNPEGSKLKRLETADHLESADMEGTEEIVRSASTNQISDSLALRSPLPPRSTPKIVAKFADMHLTGGSQVSSFKPQVKVKPTILRKPVLPFPHPHMSPELARKIEKQAQSAEQAN; encoded by the exons ATGTTCCAGTGCATCATACAACAAAGGAACGGATGGATTCATCCTTACAGTCCAGACACCAAGGATGTTTTCCcag ATATACGGCTGCAACTGAACGAACAGTTGAGATGTCTCGACGTAAGGATGGAGGCACAAGTTGCCCTTGTAGCCGAACTGCAAGACTTCTTTCGCAGAAGGGCAGAGTTGGAGTTGGATTACAGCAAGTCTCTTGACAAAATGGCTAGGAGTATACAATTAAGACACAAGGAGCAAAAGCAAAA acGTGAACAGTGGCCCCTTTTCTCCAGCTATGCTTGCTGGCAACAGCTTGTAAATGAGACGAAATCTTTAAGTAGAGATCATGCTGCCCTTTCAGAAGTCTATAGCACACATCTTGTCGGTAGGCTTAATCAAGTAATGGAAGACGTTCAAAGGATATACAAACGA TGTCGTGAGATTGGCTATGAAACACACGAAGAAATACTCAGAGTTCTTCACGAATTACATACAACAATGAAGACTTATCAGGCTTATCAAGCAGAGTCAAGACAAGCCGAAACTAAGTTACGTGTAGCTGAGCAACAGCGTAGTAAGCTAGAGGTTGCTAATGCACCACCAGAAAAATTAGCTAGAAGCAAAAAGTACAAGCTCATCGAAAAAGAGGTGAACAAG AGAAAGAGCAAGTATCAAGAAGCCAAATTGAAAGCTTTGAAAGCAAGAAACGAGTATATATTATGCTTGGAAGCTTCCAATACGACAATTACCAAGTATTTCGTTGATGATCTGTCAGATCTCATAGAT TGTATGGACTTTGGCTTCCACAATTGCATCGCTAGAGCACTGTTAATGCATTGTAGTGCGGAAGAGGGTAGGCAACGTTCGTTACAAACTGGTGCAGAGCAATTGGCTGCATGCGTGGGTGCATTAGATTCGAGAGCGGACAAGCAAAGGTTCTTGGAATCTCATCATGCTGCTTTTATGATTCCTAAAAAGTTTGAATTTCAAGGCCAACGTGGAGACGAg ACTCCCGAGCCTGAATTACAAAAGGTGCTACACTTGGAAATGGAACAGCGATTAACTCAATTGCAACAGAGGGTTACGTCTCTTAGAACGGAGTCAGAGGAAGTATGGAAGACTTTAGAAACGGCGGAGGCGAGTCTCCTTGAAATGTTAACCGCCAAAGATTATGACTGCTCGAGATATTTCGGTGAAAATGCAGTACCAACGTCTAGACCACCGGAAACTTTACAGATTAAATTGAGAGCTGATAGACAAGAGACAGAAGAATTTTATCTTACC AAATTCAGAGAGTACCTTCTTGGAACATCAAGAATAGCCAGATTGGACGCAAAGCAGGAATATATACGTCAAAGTCTATTGGATGGTTCTACGGCTAGTCCAAATCCATCCATTTCTACTACTAAACAAAAACAAGCACGTAGGAAACGAATCGGACGTTTACAGATGAACGGCCAACCAAAATTATTTGGTGGTTCTTTAGAGGAATATTTGGAAAGCACGAATCAAGAAATACCTTTGATCATGAAGAGTTGTATAAGGGTTATCAACCTTTACGGCTTACATCATCAAGGAATATTTCGAGTATCCGGTTCTCAGGTGGAAATCAATAACTTTAGAGAATGGTTCGAAAGAGGTGAAGATCCTTTGGCAGATGTAACAGATGCTTCCGATATTAATAGCGTTGCTGGTGTCTTGAAGCTTTATTTGAGAGAACTAAGAGAACCATTGTTCcctatcatttattttgagCATCTTATGGAATTGGCACAATTAGAATCGAAGCAAGAATTTGTTAACAAGATGAAGGAATTAATAGCAAGTCTTCCAAGACCAGTGGTGATAGTAATGCGTTATCTTTTTGCTTTCCTCAATCA TCTTTCAGAATTCTCAGATGAAAATATGATGGATCCTTACAACTTAGCCATCTGTTTTGGTCCAACTCTAGTACCTGTCCCAGAGGATAAGGATCAAGTTCAGTATCAAAATCAAGTGAACGAATTGatcaagaatattattaccttCTGCGAGGAAATATTTCCAGAAGACATAGGTGGTACTCAATATGAAAAATACATCAGCAGAGAACCAGACGACGC GGACGTCGGTGACTCGCCAACAGATCAGGTTCAAGAGGACATGGATTCTGAAGTTTATCCATCGGAAGATG AATCAGAAAATTTGGAAGCAACAGCACAGTTCGATTTCAACGCTAGATCGGAGAGAGAACTCAGCTTTAAAAAGGGTGATACTCTAACTTTATTTACACAAGTTAGCAACGACTGGTGGCGAGGCTCATTAGCTGGCAGAGAAGGATTAATACCTGATAAATATATCATGTTGAAAATAAA AGatgaagaacgagagaaagaattattgaaaTCATCCAGTGAAGAATCCATGAGACGAAGAGCTTCCAGTTCAGCGGACAGTGTTCTACCTAACAACAATTCACCATTGATGATGAGTTCAACTGGTACGTCGAACGCATGGTCTTCGACTCCTGTATCAGATATATCTCTTACAACGAACACGATGTCGGGAGAAAATAATAGTACTAGCAGTGGTATCGTACCAGCAACTGTTGTTACACATGTGCCCTGCATCTCTTCGGCTCAACCTATCATCAGTCGAGAG gaATCCACAACATCGGTGAAGTTGACCAAAGTATCGACTCCTGAAAATGAGATCATTTCAGAAAATCTTCTAGTGTCGAACTCGATTGATTTGTCAACGATTGCACAAGAACGGATGGAAGAAACCGAAGAAGCTGGAGGAGGAATTGGAGGTGGTGGACAAGGTAACGAAAGCGGGATGAAAAGTCGAGGAGCTGGTAGAAAACAACATCATTGGAAATCACAAAGTGTAGGGGAGTCAACAGTGACGGTGACAGTGACAACAGGTTCGGACAGTCATAATCAATGTAATTCTCAAAATTCCTCGAGCAATGGTTGTACTTTTcctggtggtggtagtggtggacAATCTACTGAAGAGGATATACAACACGAACAAACAACTTTCTCAGCTAATCGAGAACTCTGGCAAAGAAGAGCAACCTCTCAAACCCAATTAAATCCCCCTATACCACCAGGTGGCAACACCACTACAACTTCTTCCAAATCTTATCGTAGTTCACAGGAATTTCGAGAAATGCGACAGAAACAAACACCTGATCTCGTTATGGATTTACCATTGTCGGCACAGGACGCAAGTAAAAAGTCTGCTTCGTCTAGTAGTTTAAGTAGTTCCGACGACGAAACTAGTATTGTTTTACCTACTAGAACCACCGAAGCAGCAACTTCACCAACAGGTGGTCCTGAATCACCAGACATGAGTACTGCTGCCGAACGTTTTGCTAAACAGAATCAGTGTACGTTGAAAAAGAATACCAAGACTAATCCGGAAGGTTCGAAATTGAAACGTCTTGAAACAGCGGATCATTTGGAGTCTGCCGACATGGAAGGAACGGAGGAGATTGTAAGATCAGCCAGTACCAATCAAATCTCGGATTCTCTGGCGCTTCGTTCGCCATTACCACCTAGATCAACGCCAAAAATCGTCGCTAAGTTCGCGGATATGCATTTGACGGGTGGTAGCCAAGTATCTTCGTTCAAGCCTCAGGTCAAAGTCAAGCCAACAATTCTTCGAAAACCAGTTTTACCTTTCCCACATCCTCACATGAGTCCAGAACTCGCGAGGAAGATCGAAAAGCAGGCTCAGAGTGCCGAACAAGCTAATTGA